The Styela clava chromosome 10, kaStyClav1.hap1.2, whole genome shotgun sequence genome window below encodes:
- the LOC120337299 gene encoding bile acid-sensitive ion channel-like isoform X1, with product MSSCCYGTKTKVIAVTEQRQDELSSESDWDGINKEFATSTSCHGVQYWYTSKCRCLKVFWIFLVLGFVGVLSYQITLRIQTYFLYETSTDISEQFVSYLDFPAVTVCNFNRYFLNATTSELTGIYAINQLSTSSALAFASENNDKRTHDALSNLGPDFNVTEYSYRYGFSLNSTVMPRCTFKTEHCSESDFTPIITSLGRCHTFNEGNISRTQNIPGSGHGLSMIIDVQQYLYTEEPLAGIDEAGIKVQVHPPYEEPDVETYGVAVPVGQKAFIEVTRVDNGLMYEPWGRCDPSKESLNYFSTYTLNNCLNECYTNAVVDQCGCRLHTQYWDTEHDECTTLQLFECAAEHLVAVKQNYSASDCNCTIPCTFTDYELTVAYATFPGYTTRNYLVETIRDVDEEYIKENMVKLEVYFSRMSYRTFKQSKKVDESGLLSDVGRWTAWIVVWNEFCYFSGICSVLLSQRILCEITNTEQKTKEEKKDPKHQWSHYTRLMVIDGVVIITRLVLSSLLK from the exons ATGTCTTCTTGTTGCTACGGGACGAAAACCAAAGTAATAGCAGTGACAGAACAAAGGCAAGACGAACTATCCTCTGAGAGTGATTGGGATGGAATTAACAAAGAATTCGCTACATCCACGTCATGCCACGGAGTACAGTATTGGTACACAAGTAAATGTAGATGCTTGAAAGTTTTCTGGATATTTCTGGTTCTTG GTTTTGTTGGCGTTTTATCTTACCAAATCACTCTAAGAATCCAAACGTATTTTCTATATGAAACAAGCACAGATATTTCTGAACAATTCGTTTCGTATTTGGATTTTCCGGCTGTTACAGTATGCAATTTCAACAG ATATTTTCTCAACGCAACAACAAGTGAGCTGACAGGTATCTATGCCATAAATCAGTTGTCAACATCATCAGCATTAGCATTTGCATCCGAAAATAATGACAAAAGAACGCATGACGCACTCTCTAATCTGGGACCTGATTTTAATGTTACAGAATATAGTTATCGGTACGGATTTTCGTTGAATTCGACGGTCATGCCACGTTGCAC GTTCAAAACTGAACATTGCTCTGAGAGTGACTTCACTCCAATCATTACGTCTTTGGGGAGATGCCACACGTTTAATGAAGGAAATATAAGTCGCACCCAAAATATACCTGGATCAGGACATGGACTAAGTATGATCATCGACGTGCAACAATACCTTTATACAGAGGAGCCTTTAGCTGGAATCGACGAAGCGGGAATTAAAGTTCAG GTTCATCCTCCATATGAAGAACCTGACGTCGAAACGTACGGTGTTGCTGTGCCTGTCGGGCAAAAAGCATTCATAGAGGTTACGCGTGTGGACAACGGGCTGATGTACGAACCATGGGGAAGGTGCGACCCTTCAAAGGAGTCTTTAAACTACTTCTCGACGTACACTTTGAACAATTGCCTAAATG AGTGTTACACAAATGCAGTTGTTGATCAGTGTGGATGTAGACTGCATACACAGTATTGGGATACAGAACATGACGAATGTACGACATTGCAATTATTTGAATGTGCTGCGGAACATCTTGTCGCAGTAAAACAAAAC TATTCTGCAAGCGACTGTAACTGTACTATTCCATGCACATTCACTGACTATGAGTTGACTGTCGCGTATGCTACATTTCCAGGATACACAACAAGAAATTACCTTGTG GAAACAATAAGGGATGTTGACGAAGAATATATAAAAGAGAACATGGTGAAACTTGAAGTATATTTCAGTCGTATGAGTTATCGTACTTTCAAACAGTCAAAGAAAGTTGATGAATCTGGACTGCTTAGTGATGTCGGTAG GTGGACAGCTTGGATTGTGGTCTGGAATGAGTTTTGTTACTTTAGCGGAATTTGTTCAGTTCTTCTTTCTCAAAGGATACTTTGCGAAATCACGAATACAGAACAGAAAACGAAAGAGGAGAAAAAGGACCCAAAACACCAATGGAGCCACTATACACGCTTGATGGTTATCGACGGTGTTGTAATAATTACTCGCCTAGTCCTGTCtagtttgttaaaataa
- the LOC120337299 gene encoding bile acid-sensitive ion channel-like isoform X2, which translates to MSSCCYGTKTKVIAVTEQRQDELSSESDWDGINKEFATSTSCHGVQYWYTSKCRCLKVFWIFLVLGFVGVLSYQITLRIQTYFLYETSTDISEQFVSYLDFPAVTVCNFNRYFLNATTSELTGIYAINQLSTSSALAFASENNDKRTHDALSNLGPDFNVTEYSYRYGFSLNSTVMPRCTFKTEHCSESDFTPIITSLGRCHTFNEGNISRTQNIPGSGHGLSMIIDVQQYLYTEEPLAGIDEAGIKVQVHPPYEEPDVETYGVAVPVGQKAFIEVTRVDNGLMYEPWGRCDPSKESLNYFSTYTLNNCLNECYTNAVVDQCGCRLHTQYWDTEHDECTTLQLFECAAEHLVAVKQNYSASDCNCTIPCTFTDYELTVAYATFPGYTTRNYLVETIRDVDEEYIKENMVKLEVYFSRMSYRTFKQSKKVDESGLLSDVGGQLGLWSGMSFVTLAEFVQFFFLKGYFAKSRIQNRKRKRRKRTQNTNGATIHA; encoded by the exons ATGTCTTCTTGTTGCTACGGGACGAAAACCAAAGTAATAGCAGTGACAGAACAAAGGCAAGACGAACTATCCTCTGAGAGTGATTGGGATGGAATTAACAAAGAATTCGCTACATCCACGTCATGCCACGGAGTACAGTATTGGTACACAAGTAAATGTAGATGCTTGAAAGTTTTCTGGATATTTCTGGTTCTTG GTTTTGTTGGCGTTTTATCTTACCAAATCACTCTAAGAATCCAAACGTATTTTCTATATGAAACAAGCACAGATATTTCTGAACAATTCGTTTCGTATTTGGATTTTCCGGCTGTTACAGTATGCAATTTCAACAG ATATTTTCTCAACGCAACAACAAGTGAGCTGACAGGTATCTATGCCATAAATCAGTTGTCAACATCATCAGCATTAGCATTTGCATCCGAAAATAATGACAAAAGAACGCATGACGCACTCTCTAATCTGGGACCTGATTTTAATGTTACAGAATATAGTTATCGGTACGGATTTTCGTTGAATTCGACGGTCATGCCACGTTGCAC GTTCAAAACTGAACATTGCTCTGAGAGTGACTTCACTCCAATCATTACGTCTTTGGGGAGATGCCACACGTTTAATGAAGGAAATATAAGTCGCACCCAAAATATACCTGGATCAGGACATGGACTAAGTATGATCATCGACGTGCAACAATACCTTTATACAGAGGAGCCTTTAGCTGGAATCGACGAAGCGGGAATTAAAGTTCAG GTTCATCCTCCATATGAAGAACCTGACGTCGAAACGTACGGTGTTGCTGTGCCTGTCGGGCAAAAAGCATTCATAGAGGTTACGCGTGTGGACAACGGGCTGATGTACGAACCATGGGGAAGGTGCGACCCTTCAAAGGAGTCTTTAAACTACTTCTCGACGTACACTTTGAACAATTGCCTAAATG AGTGTTACACAAATGCAGTTGTTGATCAGTGTGGATGTAGACTGCATACACAGTATTGGGATACAGAACATGACGAATGTACGACATTGCAATTATTTGAATGTGCTGCGGAACATCTTGTCGCAGTAAAACAAAAC TATTCTGCAAGCGACTGTAACTGTACTATTCCATGCACATTCACTGACTATGAGTTGACTGTCGCGTATGCTACATTTCCAGGATACACAACAAGAAATTACCTTGTG GAAACAATAAGGGATGTTGACGAAGAATATATAAAAGAGAACATGGTGAAACTTGAAGTATATTTCAGTCGTATGAGTTATCGTACTTTCAAACAGTCAAAGAAAGTTGATGAATCTGGACTGCTTAGTGATGTCG GTGGACAGCTTGGATTGTGGTCTGGAATGAGTTTTGTTACTTTAGCGGAATTTGTTCAGTTCTTCTTTCTCAAAGGATACTTTGCGAAATCACGAATACAGAACAGAAAACGAAAGAGGAGAAAAAGGACCCAAAACACCAATGGAGCCACTATACACGCTTGA